CCGATCAAAATTCTATACAAATAGCTGCTAACTCACGGTTAAAATTGATGTTGTGCGTACTAATAGAAATGGTTCAATAAGGGTATGTTATCATCTTTTTATTCCTGCTACCAGGGCGTATATGCATAGAAATGTGCACTTTATATATTGTTCAGTTAGATGGTTTTACTGGGTCAATTATTTCCaatgtatttttcaattcaaacttCTTCAAACCAATTCTCATACTTAGGCGTAGGAAACAATATGTTCACACTTGGCCAAGACGCATGTAGACTTCTTAAAAAGGTGCCTTCCAACACCGAATTATGGCTGGAATGTTGGGTATGCAAGAGCACATTCCCGGCTGAACATCGGATAGATTTACACGCTATTTTTCCTATCGTTCCCGATAATACTAACGATTACCCATTCTTCGCTTCACTAACAGCGTTGCTCCGTGAGATGAAGGTAGGCTGCAGGCAAACCCGGTTTCGCTAGCTCCTATGGATTGCCCGATCCGAATAACGAGTTGCAGATAATGTCACGATTCCTTTGCTAATCTCTTCTGATCCGCCTTTAGTTTAAACAGTTCCAATCATCCCTTTCCAGCACGTAACGGTAGCTAACCGGTTCCCGGGGCCATGCTCATTCGTTCGTGGATGTCAAGGCAGGTCACTAATTTGCTAATCATGCTGGCAAATTTAAGCTGTGATACAATACTCCACCCTCATACGAATGTACGACAGCGGCATATGGGTATTTGGTAGTGTAGTAGCATGCGAGGCATGGACATATCTATTTAACACTCCTGGATTCCATCCCTCCCGCGGGATGCACTTACGCTTCTTCGTTCATCGCTATGTCCCACTGGGGTACGGTAGATCAATTTTCTCATCTTGCTAATCCCACACAGCAGCATCTGCCTTGCCTGCTACAATGGTTAAACTGAATGGCTAATGGTTGTTGCCCTTTTCTCTCTGTACCGCCTGCCGCTGCGACTTACCTCCTGCATCAGACCACCATGGTAGCGAGATGCGTCACGAGAAGGGCCGCCGCCTGTGGTTTGGTGTGGCCAACATAGAGAACGACGTGAGTGTTCTGATGGCCGAGCTGCGGTTGTATCGAAAGCTCAATATCAACAAGTATCGCACGCATAACTCCTCTCTTACGCTCATTGTATACGCAGTTACTGAGTTCGATGGGTAAGTGTGACGAATCGACGATTTACATGCATGTAGAGGAGAACGATGATTTATTGACCAGCCGGCCCTTTGCGTTCTTttgcagcgaaagcgaaatgacCGAAATCTCCAATATCAAGCTGACGGGTGATTACGAGGGCTGGCTAGAAATAAATGTGACCGGTGCGGTCGATTTGTGGCTGCGAAACCGCGAAGCTAATCACGGTCTCTACGTTGGCGCGTATTTTGGCGACCGTGAAGGtgaaccagccagtcagcggcCCTCCATtcaatgctttttttttgcttttcttatttttgtttgttttctcttcaatCGTAGAACGCGAAATAAAGTTGGACGATATAGGTTTTGTGAATGTGCGTGGCAGCGACGAATATCAACCGTTCCTGGTGGTATACGCTAACAGCCAGCAGGTGCGCGAATTGTAACACATTCTGCTGACAACATTTGTGACCtgaattcattttatttgGTGACCAAAAACCCACAGATGATCAAACCGATGATTGCGCAGCGCCATTTGTCGCGCACCAAGCGCAGCTCGGTGCAGCGCCGTCGTAAGGGCAAATCCGACCCGCGGAATCCGCTGTATTCGTATACCTCAACCTACGACCACCATAAAAGCTGTCGCATCCAGCAGCTGTACGTTAGCTTTAAAGATCTGCAGTGGCATGTAAGTCATGGACGTCTGTAATACATCGTGTATTAGGCATTGCTCTCGATTGTTCCGGtctcttttccgttttcaggAATGGATAATTGCTCCGGAAGGGTATGGGGCATACTACTGCAGCGGCGAGTGCAACTTCCCACTGAACGCACATATGAATGCGACGAACCATGCCATCGTTCAGACGCTCGTACATTTGAACCATCCCACGAAGGTGAGTTAACACCGCCGCATAACCGATCATTACCCACCCTAAAAATTGGTCGACTGCTCTCCCGATTTTAGGTTCCTAAACCGTGTTGCGCTCCAACAAAGCTGATTCCCATATCGGTGCTTTACCACATCGACGAGCAGAACGTGAAtcttaaaaaatataaaaacatGGTGGTTAAAAGTTGTGGGTGCCATTGAACATTTGAGCGAAGCAGCACAAACACGCGCAGTAGTATTTCTATGCAGCTCGCTTAGAAGTACTGATCGAACCATTGGCCTTTCGGAGCGCGCGTGTTGTGTGCTCTTTCGAAATATGATAATGAATGTAATGTGTTTTAGTGTACCTACTGGCgtaaatgtatgtatgtatccaaacaaaaaaatgtttctcgGTCCGTAAAATCTAAGGCAGTGGCACGTGTTCATGAAAGAAATTGGGATATGCCTTTGTGTATTCTCTCAAATTGATATCCACTTCCTATTATACTTCCACGCACGGATTATACTTCCACTACATTTTATGTAAGAACTtattcttccattttcaaattaaactCAATAGAcctgctacacggagcgtaaagGTTCTGGAAAACCGTAACTTCATGAGCAACCAGAAAAGTAACCGAAATAAATTACACCATAATTTAAATATTACGCCACAACTCACTTTTGATAGCTACTCCACACACCTTTTGGATGCGGCAGTTGCGTCTACGATACGGCAGTTGCGTCTGGTGACGCAGTTGCCGCTCGTGCTGAACATTTGAACGCTCCCCTTCGATCCCGTGTTTGACAAGCCGAAATGGTGTAGGGAATAGCCGCAAGTGCCGCAGTTGCCACTCGTGCTGCAGCCAGTTTGCCAGAGtctttaatttgtaaatttacgctccgtgtaacAGGGCCTAATAGCTCAATCTGCACCAAAAATGTGTCGAAAAGTTAAGAACAAAATTTTTCGTGTTATTTTTAGAagaattttgtttatttaaattgcattttcaatAATATAATTCGTCCTGGGAGTTTTATAAATCGAAGAAAAGATATGGAaggatttttggtttttttaatAGTGatgtgcaaaacaaaaagtcgCCCGctcatttaaaaaaact
The sequence above is a segment of the Anopheles darlingi chromosome 2, idAnoDarlMG_H_01, whole genome shotgun sequence genome. Coding sequences within it:
- the LOC125948579 gene encoding protein 60A-like, producing MNRNRVCPLFLLAICCCYLLLWSRETLADAPASSMSGIYVDNGIGQTVLEDTLTIDEQQEIENEILSLLGLPGPRPAVRHLHSSVGKSAPQFLLNVYDQLQQDEDAEERTNGRTAGTGGYARSRKVRSISSKSDILITEADRKAIDESDIIMTFLNKNHHGSEMRHEKGRRLWFGVANIENDVSVLMAELRLYRKLNINKYRTHNSSLTLIVYAVTEFDGESEMTEISNIKLTGDYEGWLEINVTGAVDLWLRNREANHGLYVGAYFGDREEREIKLDDIGFVNVRGSDEYQPFLVVYANSQQMIKPMIAQRHLSRTKRSSVQRRRKGKSDPRNPLYSYTSTYDHHKSCRIQQLYVSFKDLQWHEWIIAPEGYGAYYCSGECNFPLNAHMNATNHAIVQTLVHLNHPTKVPKPCCAPTKLIPISVLYHIDEQNVNLKKYKNMVVKSCGCH